A section of the Roseomonas marmotae genome encodes:
- a CDS encoding peptidylprolyl isomerase codes for MPATTSPRALPRRFLRTSCRILPLAVMLAAPLSLVPLAPLPSGAGQAMAQTNRIVAVVNGDVVTANEIASRARLFALNSGMGPNNEVLARLTPQVTRLLIDERLRMQEVQRRRVLVTDGDVGEAVQDIEARNGLPPGGLAAQLRGSGVEPRSLYDQIRAQIGWSRLLRAMLGPQAEVGQSEVDEFIAAHKARTGEPEYLVSEIFIPVDEPGSEPEVRRFVDDVVGQLRRGVPFPAAATQFSQSQSALQGGDMGWSRADEFDPAVADVVQRMPPGAIANPIRVPGGFQIVTLRQKRETGREIATLVNLRQAFYPFTSVLDPQNPTQQQRDAVERARALEGRSCAAVEAAARAQGGDRPVDPGPLRLDTMQPVQLRNLIAGLPQGRASQPIITPDGVMIIAVCSKETRNLAEMTPDQARAQILRDRVELISRQMQRDLRRRATIEQRG; via the coding sequence ATGCCTGCTACGACCTCCCCCCGGGCCCTCCCGCGGCGCTTCCTCCGGACCTCCTGCCGTATCCTGCCGCTCGCGGTGATGCTGGCCGCACCGCTCTCGCTGGTCCCGCTGGCGCCGCTCCCATCAGGGGCCGGGCAGGCCATGGCGCAGACCAACCGCATCGTCGCGGTGGTGAATGGCGACGTGGTCACCGCCAATGAGATCGCGAGCCGCGCCCGCCTCTTCGCGCTGAACAGCGGGATGGGGCCGAACAATGAGGTGCTGGCCCGGCTGACGCCGCAGGTGACGCGGCTGCTGATCGATGAGCGGCTGCGGATGCAGGAGGTGCAGCGCCGCCGCGTGCTGGTGACCGATGGCGACGTGGGCGAGGCGGTGCAGGATATCGAGGCCCGCAATGGCCTGCCCCCCGGCGGCCTGGCGGCGCAGCTGCGCGGCTCCGGCGTCGAGCCGCGCTCGCTCTACGACCAGATCCGCGCCCAGATTGGCTGGTCCCGCCTGCTGCGCGCCATGCTGGGCCCCCAGGCCGAGGTCGGCCAGAGCGAGGTGGACGAGTTCATCGCCGCCCATAAGGCCCGCACGGGCGAGCCGGAATACCTGGTCTCCGAGATCTTCATCCCGGTGGACGAGCCGGGCTCGGAGCCGGAGGTGCGCCGCTTCGTCGATGACGTGGTGGGCCAGTTGCGCCGGGGCGTGCCCTTCCCGGCGGCGGCCACCCAGTTCAGCCAGAGCCAGTCGGCGCTGCAGGGCGGCGACATGGGCTGGAGCCGGGCCGATGAGTTCGACCCGGCCGTGGCCGATGTGGTGCAGCGCATGCCGCCCGGCGCCATCGCTAACCCCATCCGCGTGCCCGGCGGCTTCCAGATCGTCACGCTGCGCCAGAAGCGGGAGACGGGGCGGGAGATCGCCACCCTGGTGAACCTGCGCCAGGCCTTCTACCCCTTCACCAGCGTGCTGGACCCGCAGAACCCGACGCAGCAGCAGCGTGACGCCGTGGAGCGGGCACGCGCCCTGGAGGGCAGGAGCTGCGCCGCCGTGGAAGCCGCCGCCCGCGCCCAGGGCGGCGACCGCCCGGTGGACCCGGGGCCGCTGCGGCTGGACACGATGCAGCCCGTGCAGTTGCGCAACCTGATCGCCGGCCTGCCGCAGGGCCGCGCCAGCCAGCCCATCATCACCCCGGATGGGGTGATGATCATCGCCGTCTGCAGCAAGGAGACGCGCAACCTGGCGGAGATGACGCCCGACCAGGCGCGCGCCCAGATCCTGCGTGACCGGGTGGAGCTGATCTCCCGCCAGATGCAGCGTGACCTGCGCCGCCGCGCCACCATCGAGCAGCGGGGCTGA
- a CDS encoding ABC transporter permease: MRSAGLWSSAVALIAALLLPWYLVQDGIGILSYADGAWLTDPDGAPALGMALSEGRWWLWPAVLAPLAGLAAALLPLSRPSRAWLFLAAGGLGLALLAAQGWSIGPRGWMAPWLQALFGETEARQYGIGWGGAVVSSGLCVLLAAGLAGRGAFRGDAFTSTVAVVLTVSIVVFTALPIAQMMAGAFRDAGGAFVPSAAVTRLMDDRLWGLGCLAGAPRCGVVWNTLLLALLTATGTTALGLAFALLVTRGRLRLARPLRWLTVLPIVTPPFILGLGLILIFGRSGLLSQAAEAWFGIELGRWIYGLTGLLLAQLFAFTPIAFLVLIGVVEGLSPTLEEASQTLRADEKVTFRTVTLPLLLPGLANAFLLGFVESIADFGNAVVLGGSFNVLATEIFFAVVGAQADAGRAASLSLILLVLTLIVFFLQQRLTARKSYVSISGKGDSGLPPPLPRGVRRLCLIVASTWAALTIGLYLLAMLGGFVEVWGRDYTPTLRHFAKAFTIEGGQLTGLAWNSVLTTLELSAISAPITAALGILAAWLFSRTRFAGKGALEFATLLSFAVPGTVIGVAYLAAFNLPPLELAGTGAIIVACFVFRNLPVGLRSGMAAMAQIDRSLDEASHTLGGGGMDAFRRVVLPLLRPAIVAGLTYSFVRAMTTVSAVIFLVTADTELATVFIVNRIINGDYGLAISTSLALIVLMLAVLGVMNLIVGRRRIGRRAAAAATPAAAAPVPGAIA; the protein is encoded by the coding sequence ATGCGCTCCGCCGGCCTCTGGTCCAGCGCCGTCGCGCTGATCGCTGCCCTGCTCCTGCCCTGGTATCTGGTGCAGGACGGCATCGGCATCCTCTCTTATGCCGATGGTGCCTGGCTGACCGACCCCGATGGCGCCCCCGCGCTGGGAATGGCGCTGTCGGAAGGCCGGTGGTGGCTCTGGCCGGCGGTGCTGGCGCCGCTGGCAGGGCTGGCGGCGGCGCTGCTGCCGCTCTCCCGCCCCAGCCGGGCCTGGCTGTTCCTGGCGGCGGGCGGGCTCGGCCTGGCGCTGCTGGCGGCGCAGGGCTGGAGCATCGGCCCGCGCGGCTGGATGGCTCCCTGGCTGCAGGCCCTCTTCGGCGAGACCGAGGCCCGGCAATACGGCATCGGCTGGGGTGGCGCCGTCGTTTCCTCCGGCCTTTGCGTGCTGCTGGCGGCGGGGCTGGCGGGGCGGGGCGCCTTCCGGGGCGATGCCTTCACCTCCACCGTGGCGGTGGTGCTGACCGTCTCCATCGTCGTCTTCACCGCCCTGCCCATCGCCCAGATGATGGCCGGCGCCTTCCGCGATGCCGGAGGGGCCTTCGTGCCCTCCGCCGCCGTGACGCGGCTGATGGACGACCGGCTCTGGGGCCTGGGCTGCCTGGCCGGCGCGCCGCGCTGCGGCGTGGTCTGGAACACGCTGCTGCTGGCGCTGCTGACGGCCACCGGCACCACGGCGCTGGGCCTGGCCTTCGCGCTGCTGGTCACGCGCGGGCGTCTGCGGCTGGCCAGGCCGCTGCGCTGGCTGACGGTGCTGCCCATCGTCACCCCGCCCTTCATCCTCGGCCTCGGCCTGATCCTGATCTTCGGCCGCTCCGGCCTGCTCTCCCAGGCCGCCGAGGCCTGGTTCGGCATCGAGCTGGGCCGTTGGATCTATGGCCTGACCGGCCTGCTCCTTGCGCAGCTCTTCGCCTTCACGCCCATCGCCTTCCTGGTGCTGATCGGCGTGGTCGAGGGCCTCTCCCCCACGCTGGAGGAAGCCTCCCAGACGCTCCGGGCGGATGAGAAGGTCACCTTCCGCACCGTGACGCTGCCGCTGCTGCTGCCCGGCCTCGCGAATGCCTTCCTGCTCGGCTTCGTGGAAAGCATCGCCGATTTCGGCAATGCCGTGGTGCTTGGCGGCAGCTTCAACGTGCTGGCCACCGAGATCTTCTTCGCCGTGGTGGGCGCCCAGGCGGATGCCGGTCGCGCGGCCTCCCTCTCGCTGATCCTGCTGGTGCTGACGCTGATCGTCTTCTTCCTGCAGCAGCGGCTGACGGCGCGGAAATCCTATGTCTCCATCTCCGGCAAGGGCGATTCCGGCCTGCCGCCGCCGCTGCCGCGCGGCGTGCGCCGGCTCTGCCTCATCGTCGCCAGCACCTGGGCGGCGCTGACCATCGGCCTCTACCTGCTGGCCATGCTGGGCGGCTTCGTCGAGGTCTGGGGCCGCGACTACACGCCCACCCTGCGCCATTTCGCCAAGGCCTTCACCATCGAGGGCGGGCAGCTGACCGGCCTCGCCTGGAACAGCGTGCTGACGACGCTGGAACTCTCCGCCATCTCCGCCCCCATCACCGCGGCGCTGGGCATCCTGGCGGCCTGGCTCTTCTCCCGCACCCGCTTCGCGGGGAAGGGCGCGCTGGAATTCGCGACCCTGCTCTCCTTCGCGGTACCGGGCACCGTCATCGGCGTGGCCTATCTCGCCGCCTTCAACCTGCCGCCGCTGGAGTTGGCGGGGACGGGGGCCATCATCGTCGCCTGCTTCGTCTTCCGGAACCTGCCGGTCGGCCTGCGCTCCGGCATGGCGGCCATGGCGCAGATTGACCGCTCACTGGACGAGGCCTCCCATACTCTGGGTGGCGGCGGGATGGATGCCTTCCGCCGGGTGGTGCTGCCGCTGCTGCGTCCCGCCATCGTGGCGGGGCTGACCTATTCCTTCGTCCGCGCCATGACCACCGTCTCCGCCGTCATCTTCCTGGTCACGGCCGATACCGAACTGGCGACCGTCTTCATCGTCAACCGCATCATCAACGGCGACTACGGCCTCGCCATCTCCACCTCGCTGGCGCTGATCGTGCTGATGCTGGCGGTGCTGGGGGTGATGAACCTGATCGTCGGCCGCCGCCGCATCGGCCGCCGCGCCGCGGCCGCCGCCACCCCCGCCGCCGCCGCGCCCGTTCCCGGAGCCATCGCATGA
- a CDS encoding LPS-assembly protein LptD has translation MHRATHGAGDVPARITKRRRDGRGPCWRAVLLGGAALMPAMLPGSWALAQSLIGSGTGAGVTSGTAGNAPGGLGVASPGSATGMPPAGGDLSIPAIPAPPQSGADTAPTPAPAPAARNDRDAPVTFTANEVEYQQDNNLVIARGAVEAWQNERILRADTFTYNRETGIATAEGNVQLLEPDGQVTFADRAELTGDMRDGVVEGLRARLAQNGKLAATGARRTDGNIVDMSRVVYSSCDLCADDPTAPPLWQVRARIATHDRAEQILRYRDATLDFGGWPVFYTPYLSHPDPSVPRQSGFLAPALGNSTFLGPFIQVPYYWAIDGSQDMILRPTFSVDQDPGLGIDYRRRFNSGTINFSGSVGNLKGGNITDEDEGWGGHIYSSGQFALDEHWRTGFNLNRASSQAYLRAWRYSAPRVLTSDVYLEGFWGAQGFARIDARAYQGLNEVDRGPLTPLVLPNAFAEYAYPRDSLGGYLTVDAGALVIFRDEGTDSRRLTSRTTYTLPKRDRWGSIWTLRGQADLYGISADGMDLAPNFFDERSITAGRGNVRVALDWRMPFIRSAGEYGSQILEPRVQLVTGPSTGRQLDIPNEDSIDFEFTDANLFALNRFPGRDREEGGSRVDAALRGVWLFPNGGQAEALVGRSFRASTEDVFYQGSGVEDRASDWVGRLRLSPVPWLDLLARTRLDGKNLSRRLTETSARVSLGPVSVSAGYLFTDPNPALTLSPRTDRNEVSGGVSARLGTYWQAGVYGRYDIQQDRPVSAGINLTYEDECLVFTTSYHRDWAQQENINNYYPSGETLLFRIGFKTIGDFGLRAI, from the coding sequence ATGCACCGAGCCACGCACGGCGCCGGGGATGTTCCGGCCAGGATCACCAAGCGGCGCCGCGACGGGCGCGGGCCATGTTGGCGCGCTGTCCTGCTGGGGGGCGCCGCGCTCATGCCGGCGATGTTGCCGGGAAGCTGGGCGCTGGCCCAGTCGCTGATCGGCTCCGGCACCGGGGCCGGCGTCACCAGCGGCACGGCGGGCAATGCGCCGGGCGGGCTGGGCGTCGCCTCCCCAGGATCGGCCACCGGCATGCCGCCGGCTGGGGGCGACCTGTCCATCCCCGCCATCCCCGCCCCGCCGCAATCCGGCGCCGACACGGCGCCCACACCCGCGCCGGCCCCCGCCGCCCGGAACGACCGCGACGCGCCCGTCACCTTCACCGCCAACGAGGTGGAGTATCAGCAGGACAACAACCTGGTGATCGCCCGCGGCGCAGTGGAGGCCTGGCAGAACGAGCGCATCCTGCGCGCCGATACCTTCACCTATAACCGCGAGACCGGCATCGCCACCGCCGAAGGCAATGTGCAGCTGCTGGAGCCGGACGGGCAGGTGACCTTCGCCGACCGCGCCGAACTGACCGGCGACATGCGGGATGGCGTGGTGGAGGGGCTGAGGGCCCGGCTGGCGCAGAATGGCAAGCTGGCGGCCACCGGCGCCCGCCGCACGGACGGCAATATCGTGGACATGTCGCGGGTGGTCTATTCCTCCTGCGACCTCTGCGCCGATGACCCCACCGCGCCGCCGCTCTGGCAGGTGCGCGCCCGCATCGCCACGCATGACAGGGCCGAGCAGATCCTGCGCTACCGTGACGCGACGCTGGATTTCGGCGGCTGGCCGGTCTTCTACACGCCCTACCTGTCGCATCCCGATCCCTCGGTGCCGCGGCAGTCCGGCTTCCTCGCGCCGGCCCTGGGCAACAGCACCTTCCTCGGCCCCTTCATCCAGGTGCCCTATTACTGGGCCATCGACGGCAGCCAGGACATGATCCTGCGGCCGACCTTCTCGGTGGATCAGGACCCCGGGCTCGGCATCGACTACCGCCGCCGCTTCAACAGCGGCACGATCAACTTCAGCGGCTCCGTCGGCAACCTCAAGGGCGGCAATATCACCGATGAGGACGAGGGCTGGGGCGGGCATATCTACAGCAGCGGCCAGTTCGCGCTGGATGAGCACTGGCGCACCGGCTTCAACCTGAACCGCGCCAGCAGCCAGGCCTATCTGCGTGCCTGGCGCTACAGCGCGCCACGCGTGCTGACCTCGGATGTCTATCTGGAAGGCTTCTGGGGCGCGCAGGGCTTCGCCCGCATCGACGCCCGTGCCTATCAGGGGCTGAACGAGGTGGACCGCGGGCCGCTGACCCCGCTGGTGCTGCCGAACGCCTTCGCCGAATACGCCTATCCCCGCGATTCGCTGGGCGGGTACCTGACGGTGGATGCCGGCGCCCTCGTCATCTTCCGCGATGAGGGGACGGATTCGCGCCGGCTGACCTCCCGCACCACCTATACCCTGCCGAAGCGGGACCGCTGGGGCAGCATCTGGACGCTGCGCGGCCAGGCCGACCTCTACGGCATCTCGGCCGACGGGATGGACCTGGCGCCGAACTTCTTCGACGAGCGGAGCATCACCGCCGGCCGTGGCAATGTCCGGGTGGCGCTGGACTGGCGCATGCCCTTCATCCGCAGCGCCGGGGAATATGGCAGCCAGATCCTGGAGCCGCGCGTGCAGCTCGTCACCGGCCCTTCCACCGGCCGGCAGCTGGACATCCCGAACGAGGACAGCATCGACTTCGAGTTCACCGATGCCAACCTCTTCGCCCTGAACCGCTTCCCCGGGCGCGACCGGGAGGAAGGCGGCTCCCGCGTCGATGCCGCGCTGCGCGGCGTCTGGCTCTTCCCCAATGGCGGGCAGGCCGAGGCGCTGGTCGGCCGCTCCTTCCGCGCCAGCACCGAGGATGTCTTCTACCAGGGCTCGGGCGTCGAGGACCGGGCCTCGGACTGGGTGGGGCGGCTGCGGCTCTCGCCGGTGCCCTGGCTGGACCTGCTGGCCCGCACGCGGCTTGACGGCAAGAACCTCTCCCGCCGCCTGACCGAGACCAGCGCCCGCGTCTCGCTCGGCCCGGTCAGCGTCTCCGCCGGCTACCTCTTCACCGATCCCAACCCGGCCCTGACCCTTTCCCCACGCACCGACCGCAACGAGGTCTCGGGCGGGGTATCGGCGCGGCTGGGCACCTACTGGCAGGCCGGCGTCTATGGCCGCTACGACATCCAGCAGGACAGGCCGGTCTCGGCCGGGATCAACCTGACCTATGAGGATGAGTGCCTGGTCTTCACGACCAGCTACCACCGTGACTGGGCGCAGCAGGAAAACATCAACAACTACTATCCCTCGGGCGAGACGCTGCTGTTCCGGATCGGCTTCAAGACGATCGGGGATTTCGGCCTGCGGGCCATCTGA
- the lptG gene encoding LPS export ABC transporter permease LptG produces the protein MPFALTLSAYVARRFAVMTIIMILALTGLVALFDFIELLRRAATRTDASFALVLSIAGLRLPYVMLQILPFGILLGGIIAFWRLSRSSELVVARAAGISAWGFLAGPLLVAACLGVLAVTVISPLSAAMFSRAERLDASYLRNAAGPATLAGGRLWLRQADAELDPAGSIILSGRPELGQGHFMLRDVSLWRLSPTGWPLVRVEAPEAQLGDGEWMLRNAVSFGANRQPGPPQTLVLPTQLTPDRIEESFASPDTLSFWALPDFIRILESSGFSGTRHRLHFHSLLSLPLLSVAMALLAAGFSMRQSRRGDVARMLGLGVGAGFSLFLLDKVAEEFGQAGNLPVELAAWAPSAAGLMLALTLLLHLEDG, from the coding sequence ATGCCCTTTGCCCTGACACTTTCCGCCTATGTGGCGCGGCGTTTCGCGGTCATGACCATCATCATGATCCTGGCCCTGACGGGGCTGGTGGCGCTGTTCGACTTCATCGAACTGCTGCGCCGCGCCGCCACCCGGACCGATGCCAGCTTCGCCCTGGTGCTGAGCATCGCCGGGCTGCGTCTGCCCTATGTCATGCTGCAGATCCTGCCCTTCGGCATCCTGCTGGGCGGCATCATCGCCTTCTGGCGCCTCTCCCGTTCCTCAGAGCTGGTGGTGGCGCGGGCCGCCGGGATTTCCGCCTGGGGCTTCCTGGCCGGGCCGCTGCTGGTGGCGGCCTGCCTGGGCGTGCTGGCCGTCACCGTCATCTCGCCGCTCTCCGCCGCCATGTTCTCCAGGGCCGAGCGCCTGGACGCCAGCTATCTGCGGAACGCCGCCGGCCCCGCCACGCTGGCGGGCGGGCGGCTCTGGCTGCGCCAGGCAGATGCCGAGCTGGACCCCGCGGGCAGCATCATCCTCTCCGGTCGGCCGGAGCTGGGGCAGGGCCATTTCATGCTGCGGGACGTCTCGCTCTGGCGCCTCTCGCCCACCGGCTGGCCGCTGGTGCGGGTGGAGGCGCCGGAGGCACAGCTGGGCGACGGCGAATGGATGCTGCGGAACGCGGTGAGCTTCGGCGCCAACCGGCAGCCGGGCCCGCCGCAGACCCTGGTGCTGCCCACCCAGCTCACCCCGGACCGGATCGAGGAAAGCTTCGCCAGCCCCGATACCCTCTCCTTCTGGGCGCTGCCGGACTTCATCCGGATTCTGGAAAGCTCCGGCTTCTCCGGCACCCGGCACCGGCTGCACTTCCATTCCCTGCTCTCCCTGCCGCTGCTCTCGGTCGCCATGGCGCTGCTGGCCGCCGGCTTCTCCATGCGGCAGTCGCGGCGGGGGGATGTGGCGCGCATGCTGGGCCTGGGCGTCGGCGCCGGCTTCTCCCTGTTCCTGCTGGACAAGGTGGCCGAGGAATTCGGCCAGGCCGGCAACCTGCCGGTGGAGCTGGCGGCCTGGGCACCCTCCGCGGCGGGACTGATGCTGGCCCTGACCCTGCTGCTGCATCTGGAGGACGGCTGA
- a CDS encoding ABC transporter substrate-binding protein, producing MSSRHVFTLAAVTAATLTLGALPAAAQGSLNMYCSAQVEWCQAAANAFQKETNIRVSVSQKGSGEVLAQIRAEAQNPRGDIWFGGTGDPHLQAAEDKLSAEYRSPMLDQLHDWARKQAEQSGYRTVGIYAGAMGFGYNPELLAKRNIAAPACWKDLLDPRFKGEIQMANPQSSGTAYVMIATIVQLMGEDQAFQYLKDLHRNVNAYPRSGTGPIKAVARGETGLSISFVHDAVTERLGGFPVQYVVPCEGTGYEIGSMSIIAGARNERNAKRFYDWALTPAAQQIGAEAKSFQTPSNRATPVPAEAPQMDQIRLIDYDFAKYGRSDERRRLIERWDREVNNLPR from the coding sequence ATGTCTTCGCGCCATGTCTTCACCCTGGCCGCCGTCACGGCGGCCACGCTCACGCTCGGCGCCTTGCCGGCGGCCGCGCAGGGCTCGCTGAACATGTATTGCTCGGCCCAGGTCGAGTGGTGCCAGGCGGCCGCCAATGCCTTCCAGAAAGAGACGAATATCCGCGTCAGCGTCTCCCAGAAGGGCAGCGGCGAGGTGCTGGCGCAGATCCGCGCCGAGGCGCAGAACCCGCGCGGCGACATCTGGTTCGGCGGCACCGGCGACCCGCATCTGCAGGCGGCCGAGGACAAGCTCTCCGCCGAATACCGCTCGCCCATGCTGGACCAGCTGCATGACTGGGCCCGCAAGCAGGCCGAGCAGAGCGGCTACCGCACCGTCGGCATCTATGCCGGCGCCATGGGCTTCGGCTACAATCCGGAGCTGCTGGCCAAGCGCAACATCGCCGCGCCCGCCTGCTGGAAGGACCTGCTGGACCCCCGCTTCAAGGGCGAGATCCAGATGGCCAATCCGCAGTCCAGCGGCACTGCCTATGTGATGATCGCCACCATCGTGCAGCTGATGGGCGAGGACCAGGCCTTCCAGTACCTCAAGGACCTGCATCGCAACGTCAACGCCTATCCCCGCTCCGGCACCGGCCCGATCAAGGCGGTGGCGCGTGGCGAGACGGGCCTGTCCATCTCCTTCGTGCATGATGCGGTGACGGAGCGGCTGGGCGGCTTCCCCGTGCAGTATGTCGTCCCCTGCGAGGGCACGGGCTATGAGATCGGCTCGATGTCCATCATCGCCGGTGCCCGCAACGAGCGGAACGCCAAGCGCTTCTACGACTGGGCCCTGACCCCGGCCGCGCAGCAGATCGGCGCCGAGGCGAAATCCTTCCAGACGCCGTCCAACCGCGCCACGCCGGTGCCGGCCGAGGCGCCGCAGATGGATCAGATCCGCCTGATCGACTACGACTTCGCCAAGTATGGCCGTTCCGACGAGCGTCGCCGGCTGATCGAGCGCTGGGACCGCGAGGTCAACAACCTTCCCCGCTAA
- a CDS encoding ABC transporter ATP-binding protein, with the protein MSRAAEVRFENVTKRYGGSAVAVNNVSFTIPAGTLCTLLGPSGCGKTTTLRMIAGLEYPTEGRVLIGGRDVSAVPPAERDVSMVFQSYALFPHMNVLENVGYGLTVSRQPKARVREAARAALASVGLSGFEERLPSELSGGQQQRVAVARALVLEPAVLLFDEPLSNLDARLRRRMRDEIRDLQQRLGVTVAYVTHDQAEALAISDKVIVMNQAVIAQEGTPRDLYEAPASDFVASFVGEANRLPATLSHRQGEMAQVRIGSAILSLPHRGAAEGKVQLAVRPEAVSLLDPGDPAAMLRGTVSKAAYLGGIVEYTLATEAGEVFVTDPRTDRQRGVGEEVGLVLGQRGVAVLPA; encoded by the coding sequence ATGAGCCGTGCCGCCGAAGTCCGCTTCGAGAATGTCACCAAGCGCTATGGTGGCAGCGCCGTGGCGGTGAACAACGTCTCCTTCACCATCCCGGCCGGCACGCTCTGCACGCTGCTCGGCCCCTCCGGCTGCGGCAAGACCACGACGCTGCGGATGATCGCCGGTCTGGAATACCCGACCGAGGGGCGCGTGCTGATCGGCGGCAGGGATGTCTCCGCCGTGCCGCCGGCCGAGCGCGACGTCTCCATGGTCTTCCAGTCCTATGCCCTGTTCCCGCACATGAACGTGCTGGAGAATGTGGGCTATGGCCTGACCGTCTCCCGCCAGCCGAAGGCGCGGGTGCGGGAGGCGGCGCGCGCGGCGCTCGCCTCGGTCGGCCTGTCCGGCTTCGAGGAGCGGCTGCCCTCGGAACTCTCGGGTGGCCAGCAGCAGCGCGTGGCGGTGGCCCGCGCCCTGGTGCTGGAGCCGGCCGTGCTGCTCTTCGACGAGCCGCTGTCCAATCTCGATGCCCGCCTGCGCCGCAGGATGCGGGACGAGATCCGCGACCTGCAGCAGCGCCTGGGCGTCACTGTCGCCTATGTCACGCATGACCAGGCGGAGGCGCTGGCGATCTCCGACAAGGTCATCGTGATGAACCAGGCCGTGATCGCGCAGGAGGGCACGCCGCGCGATCTCTATGAAGCGCCGGCCAGTGACTTCGTCGCGAGCTTCGTGGGCGAGGCCAACCGGCTGCCCGCCACCCTGTCCCACCGGCAGGGGGAGATGGCGCAGGTGCGGATCGGCTCCGCCATCCTCTCCCTGCCGCATCGCGGCGCGGCCGAGGGCAAGGTGCAGCTGGCGGTGCGGCCCGAGGCCGTCTCCCTGCTCGACCCCGGCGACCCCGCCGCCATGCTGCGCGGCACGGTGTCCAAGGCCGCCTATCTCGGCGGGATCGTGGAATATACCCTGGCCACCGAGGCGGGGGAGGTCTTCGTCACCGACCCTCGGACCGACCGCCAGCGCGGGGTGGGGGAGGAAGTGGGGCTGGTCCTGGGGCAGCGCGGCGTGGCCGTGTTGCCGGCGTGA
- the lptF gene encoding LPS export ABC transporter permease LptF, which yields MKRLDRYLFRQLAVALVAVTVGLAALVWLTQSLRFIELVLDRGLSPAVFVELTGLLLPSFVAVILPITTFVVTLFTYVRLSGDRELVVMRAAGLSDWRLARPALMVAGLATGLCLFLQLWLVPVSHAAFRAWQFEIRNQMAAILVQEGVFSAVGDDLTVYARRRDRDGNLYGIMVHDTRDPAMPVTIMAEEGRLVGTPRGPRVTLQNGVRQTLERAPDGTPRLSVLTFKENSLDLATSSRSQQDATRNRDSRERFVGELLSPDPAENLPERDIRKFRAEAHQRLASPFTALAYALVALATALSTSFRRHGDSRPAVVGVTLVVGLLALGLAAGNAAARNNAFIPLIWVQVVLPMLASIWVLLGSPGLPRRQPRLPPELEAAPQGAASGPHTS from the coding sequence ATGAAACGCCTCGACCGCTATCTTTTCCGCCAGCTCGCCGTCGCGCTGGTGGCCGTCACGGTGGGCCTCGCCGCCCTGGTCTGGCTGACCCAGAGCCTCCGCTTCATCGAGCTGGTGCTGGACCGCGGCCTCTCGCCCGCCGTTTTCGTGGAGCTGACGGGGCTGCTGCTGCCCAGCTTCGTGGCGGTCATCCTGCCCATCACCACCTTCGTCGTCACGCTGTTCACCTATGTGCGGCTCTCGGGGGACCGGGAGCTGGTGGTGATGCGCGCGGCGGGGCTGTCGGACTGGCGGCTGGCGCGGCCGGCGCTGATGGTGGCGGGGCTGGCCACCGGGCTCTGCCTGTTCCTCCAGCTCTGGCTGGTGCCGGTCAGCCACGCCGCCTTCCGTGCATGGCAGTTCGAGATCCGTAACCAGATGGCCGCCATCCTGGTGCAGGAGGGCGTCTTCAGCGCGGTGGGCGACGACCTGACCGTCTATGCCCGCCGCCGCGACCGCGACGGCAATCTCTATGGCATCATGGTGCATGACACGCGCGACCCGGCCATGCCCGTGACCATCATGGCCGAGGAGGGGCGGCTGGTCGGCACGCCGCGCGGCCCGCGCGTGACGCTTCAGAACGGCGTGCGGCAGACGCTGGAGCGGGCCCCGGACGGCACCCCGCGGCTCTCCGTGCTGACCTTCAAGGAAAACAGCCTGGATCTCGCCACCTCCTCCCGCAGCCAGCAGGACGCCACGCGCAACCGCGACTCGCGCGAGCGTTTCGTGGGCGAGCTGCTGAGCCCCGACCCGGCCGAGAACCTGCCGGAGCGCGATATCCGCAAGTTCCGCGCGGAGGCGCATCAGCGCCTGGCCTCGCCCTTCACCGCGCTGGCCTATGCGCTGGTGGCGCTGGCGACGGCCTTGAGCACCTCCTTCCGCCGCCATGGCGATTCGCGGCCGGCGGTGGTGGGCGTGACGCTGGTGGTGGGGCTGCTGGCGCTGGGCCTGGCCGCCGGCAATGCGGCGGCGCGCAACAATGCCTTCATCCCGCTGATCTGGGTCCAGGTGGTCCTGCCCATGCTGGCCTCCATCTGGGTGCTGCTGGGCTCGCCGGGCCTGCCGCGGCGCCAGCCGCGCCTGCCGCCGGAGCTGGAAGCCGCCCCCCAGGGCGCCGCCTCCGGCCCCCATACCTCCTGA